GGCATCGAGCGCGGAGCAGGAGCGTAAGGCCATGGCGCACAAGAAGGGGCAGGGCAGCAGCCGGAACGGGCGAGACAGCGCCGGGCAGCGACGGGGCGTCAAGGTCTTCGGCGGCGAGGTCGCGAAGGCCGGCCACATCCTCGTGCGCCAGGTCGGGACCAAGATCCACCCCGGGAAGAACGTCGGATTGGGCCGCGACTACACCCTCTTTGCCACCACCGACGGCATCGTGAAGTACGAGCGGCTCGGCAAGGATCGCCGGCGCGTCTCGGTATATCCCCCCGCCTGACGCGCGCGCGAAGCGCCCCCCGTCCGTTCGGAAAGTCGCCGCCGCCCTCGGAGAGGGTGCGACGCAGCGTCGATCGAGGGCGCGCGGCGTCGCCAGGCATGGGCGATCACGCGCGGACGGCACTAATCGACGCGCCGGACCGCGCGCGCCAGGATGTCGTTGATGAGCGACTGGTACGGCTCGCCCCGCTTCGTCGCCATCTTCTTCAACTTCGTGAGCACGTCCGGATCGAGTCGCAATGAAACCGCCCGGCGCGGTGCGCGCCCGAGCGGC
The sequence above is drawn from the Deltaproteobacteria bacterium genome and encodes:
- the rpmA gene encoding 50S ribosomal protein L27; this encodes MAHKKGQGSSRNGRDSAGQRRGVKVFGGEVAKAGHILVRQVGTKIHPGKNVGLGRDYTLFATTDGIVKYERLGKDRRRVSVYPPA
- a CDS encoding BrnA antitoxin family protein; the encoded protein is MRRPKIDFSDIPELSDAQLRSMRRGGRPPLGRAPRRAVSLRLDPDVLTKLKKMATKRGEPYQSLINDILARAVRRVD